In Paenacidovorax monticola, the genomic window AACGACTCGGTGGCCGCCAACACGATCAACGTGACGGATGCGGCTGGTGGCGCCCTGGTGGGCGGTGCGGGTGCCGCCATTGCCGGCCAGGCCGGTGCGGGCGCTTTCGGTACCAACGATCTGGTGGTCACGGGCCAGCTCACGCTGGATTCGTCCAAGTCGTTCAGTGCGGTGGATGCCGGTGGCGCTGCCGCAGGTGGCGGCTTCCTGAACGTGGCTACCTCGGCAGCCAGCCAGATGCAGACCGTGCAGAACATGGACGTGAGCACCGTGGACGGCGCCAACCGCACGCTGGCCATCGTGGATGCCGCTCTGTCGGCCATCAGCGGCCAGCGCGCCAGCTACGGCGCCCTGCAGTCGCGCTTTGAAACCACGGTGAACAACCTGCAAAGCACGTCGGAAAACATGTCCGCCTCGCGCAGCCGCATCCAGGACGCCGACTTCGCGGCCGAAACCGCCAACCTGTCGCGCGCCCAGATCCTGCAGCAGGCCGGCACCGCCATGGTCGCCCAGGCCAACCAGCTGCCCCAGGGTGTGCTGGCCCTGCTGCGCGGCTAAGGCCAATCAGGGACTGGACTCCTGAGGGGTTCAGCCCCATGATCCATGAGGGCGGTGGCGATGGAGATCGCCGCCGCCTTGTCGCTTGGCAAAGTCTGGGTGACCTTGTAGATTGGCGGTGTTCTGGGGTGCTTTTTGGCGCGATGTCCCCGGCCCCCGGCTTGGATAATCCTCGTTGATTGATACCAACCCAACAACGCGCTTTCCAGGAGGTGGAACATGGCTAGCTTTTCGTCGATAGGTCTTGGCCTGGGAGGTGGCGTGGATGTCAACAAGCTCATCCAGTCCTCCGTCGATGCCGTGCGGATTCCCATCACCAAGGCCAACGGCCTGAGCGATCAGGGCAAGCTGGTCCAGGCGAAGATCTCCACGTTCGGGCAGATCAAGTCGCTGGTGTCCACCCTGTCGGATGCAGTGAGCAAGCTCACGAGCGTGACCGGCTGGAATGCGGTGAGCGCCACGTCGTCGAATACGGCCGCCGTGACGGCTTCGGCCACGGGGGCACGGTTGCCACGTCATTCAGTGTGGAAGTGCAGGGGCTGGCGAAAGCCCAGAACACCACGTCCGCTGCCATGCTTCCCGTCGGGGGGGTGATCGGCGCGGGTACGTTGCGCCTGGAGTCGGGCAAGTGGAGCGGAACGCCCGCCACTTTCAACCCGAGCGCGGCCAACCCGGTGGACATCACCATCAGCGCCACCGACAAGCTGTCGGACATTGCGGGAAAGATCAACGGCGCCAAGGCCGGAGTCACGGCCACGATTCTGTCCGATGCCTCCGGCGAGCGTTTGCTGCTGCGCAGCAAGACCACGGGGGAGGATGCCGGTTTCCGCGTTTCCGTGACGGACACGGACGGCAACAACACGGACGCCGCAGGACTGTCGCGCCTGGTGTCGGGGGCAACCACCGACTATGCGCTCAATGCCAAGGCCACAGTGAACGGCATTGCCGTGACTTCCGCATCGAATACCTTCACGAATACGGTGGCTGGCGTGACGTTCAATGCCCTGCAGGTGACGACGGCGCCCGTGGAAATCTCGGTGGCCAAAGACACGACGGCAGTCAAGAAGAACATCGATGATTTCGTCAAGGCCTACAACGCCGTGAACCAGGCGCTCAACGAGATCACGAGATACGACAAAGAAACCAAGACCGCCGGGCTGTTGCAGGGCGATGCGACCGCGGTGGCGCTGCAGAACACGCTGCGCTCGGCGCTGCGCTCGGTGGCCTCGGGCTCGGATGGGGCCTTTCGCTCGCTGTCGGATGTGGGCGTCGTGTCGGCAGGCGGCCTGGGGCAGCTGGCTCCCACGGGCGATCTGTCGGTGGACACGACCAAGCTCAACAAGGCGCTGGAGAACCCCGATGCCATGAAGGCATTTTTCCGTGGGGCGGATGGTGGCAGCGTGAGCGATGGCGTGGCGGGCAAGATCAAGGCGGTGACCGACAAGTTGCTGGCCTCGGACGGCTATTTCGCCAGCAAGGACAAGCAGCTGCAGAACGCGCTGAAGCTGAACACCAAGGAAATCCAGCGCATCGAGGACCGTGCCGACAGCACGGAAACCAGCCTCAAGGCGCGCTACACGGCGCTGGACTCCCAGATGAGCAAGCTCAATGCGCTCAACGCCTACATTGCGCAGCAGGTGACGACCTGGAACAAGTCCTCGGGCTGACCTTCAGTTTTCGGGCCCCGTGCCGATAATTGAAGTAGTCAATCCAAGGAACACACGCCATGTTCAGTCCCTTCAACCCCCGTTCCGCATCCGCCTACCAGCGGATCAATGTGGAAACCAGCATGCACACGATCGACCAGCATCAGCTGGTCAGTCTGCTGTATGAGGGTGTGCTGAGTTCCATTGCCACGGCGCGCGGCGCCATGGCGCGTGGTGACGTGCTGACCAAATGCAACAGCATCTCCAAGGCGATCCGCATTCTGGAAGAGGGGCTCAGCACGGCGCTGGACCGGGAGGAGGGCGGCGTCCTGGCGGAGAACCTCGGGGCGCTTTACGACTATTGCCTGCACCGCCTGATCCTGGCCAATGCCCGCAACGACGACGCCCTGATGGAGGAGGTCATGCGGCTGATCGAGCCTATCGCCCAAGGCTGGAACGAAATCAAGAAAACCGGTGCCCTCGCTGCCGCCGTGGCGGAGCGCCCCGAATCGCGCCCCGTGATGGCGGAGGCCTGAAGCCATGCCCGAAATGCTGATCGATTACTACAAGGCCATTGAAGACAGCAGTGCCAAGATGCTGGAGGCCGCCAAGCTCAAGGATTGGGATGGCGTGGTGCGCTACGAAGGCGCCTGCGCGGTGCTGATCGAGCAGCTGCGCCACAAGTCGCAGCAGGAAGAGCTGTTGCCCGAGCATCGCCGCGAGAAGATGCGCATCATGCAGCGCATCCTGCGCAACGACGCGCAGATCCGCTGCCTGGCCGAACCCTGGATCGCCCAGTTCGAGCACCTGTTCGATGGACAGCCCCACATGATGCATTGAGGCGGCGCGAGTCCTCCTCTCCAGGTCAAAAGCCCCGCGATAGCGGGGCTTTTTTTGTTGGGATGCTGAAAATGCCCGATCAGGTGCGCGATATCGCTCGGATCAGGATTTGGTGGTTGTGTGCAAAGTGCGGGCAGCTAAGGGGTGGGGGTGTTGCGCATCACACCTGCATGTTCATGATGTCCGTATAGGCTTGCACCATGCGGTTGCGCACGTGCAGGGTGGCCTGGAAGCCGATCTGGGCCTTCTGGATGGCCACCATGGTCTGCTCCAGGCTCACGGCGGGATTTTCCAGCTGAACTTCGCGCTGCAGGTCGCTGGCCTGGTTCTGGGAGGCGCTGACCGACTGCAGGGCACCCTTGAGGGCGGAGGAAAAGCCCGCTTGCGTGTCGGGAGCCTCGGCGGCCGCAGCGCGGCGCGCAAGGCCCGCACCCGACAGCGGGGTGGTGGTCGTGCTGTTGATGCGGAGGTCCATGGCGAATAGGGGTCAGGTTGCGGGAATGGCGCAATCCTAGGGCGCCTGGATGCATCCATCGTGCGGAATTGATGGTCAAATGCGCGGCTTATCCAGCGAACGTTTGCAGGCCCTGCTCGAATAATCGACCCACCGCAGGCTCCCTCCGTGGGCGTCTGACCACCTGGAAAGCAAGATGTCCGCAGTTGCCGAAGTTCCCGTGAACGCGAATCTCCCCGACGCCGCCACGCCCGCGTGGCGCCAGCGGCTGTCCACGCTGGACCGGGCGCAGCGCATGCGCCTGGGCGCGGGGGCCGCGCTGCTGGTGGCGGCCGTGGTGGCCGCCGTGGTATTGAACCGCCAGCCCGACTACCGCGTGCTGTTCTCCAACCTGAGCGACAAGGATGGCGGCGCCATCGTCGCCCAGCTGTCGCAGATGAACGTGCCCTACAAGTACACGGAGGGTGGCGGTGCCATCCTCGTGCCCACGGAGCGCGTGCACGACGTGCGCCTGAAGCTGGCCACGCAGGGCCTGCCCAAGGGGTCGGTCACGGGCTTCGAGCTCATGGAGAACAGCAAGTTCGGCG contains:
- a CDS encoding flagellar protein FliT, which encodes MPEMLIDYYKAIEDSSAKMLEAAKLKDWDGVVRYEGACAVLIEQLRHKSQQEELLPEHRREKMRIMQRILRNDAQIRCLAEPWIAQFEHLFDGQPHMMH
- the fliS gene encoding flagellar export chaperone FliS, with the translated sequence MFSPFNPRSASAYQRINVETSMHTIDQHQLVSLLYEGVLSSIATARGAMARGDVLTKCNSISKAIRILEEGLSTALDREEGGVLAENLGALYDYCLHRLILANARNDDALMEEVMRLIEPIAQGWNEIKKTGALAAAVAERPESRPVMAEA
- the fliE gene encoding flagellar hook-basal body complex protein FliE; protein product: MDLRINSTTTTPLSGAGLARRAAAAEAPDTQAGFSSALKGALQSVSASQNQASDLQREVQLENPAVSLEQTMVAIQKAQIGFQATLHVRNRMVQAYTDIMNMQV